The DNA region GAAAATGGTACGATAGAAACATGATAAACATGTGAAAAAATGAAGTTAAAATTCATTTTCATTTGGGAGGTAAGAAAGAAAGTTACGCATGAATATCAACATGTAAATTCGTCAGTGGCATACGCTTCTATCGTTTAAAAGGATGGTGATTTTGCAACATACTGTTTGACTGGGAAACATGCAccttttttgttttttgcgaggataGATAAAGAGTTAGTTGAGCTCAGGGGTGGAGAGGATTTAGGTATAGGGGGGCCAAGCGAAGTAGAAAAAAATTTGTGACAATTACATAGTAGAAAAAAATTCCAGTGATAATTATAGAGAACAGGTTGAGAACTTGCACATCAGCCTCCTTAACAATTTTAGTATGCTGAGAATTCGAAGCAACCAGCTTAGCAAATAATTGTTCGTAAAGGTGTTTGGCTTCATAGTTGAGGAATTTAATTTCAGATGGAACGGGTTTAGAAACCAAATTAAATTTAATGGTATTTGGCAGGGCTTTTTTTCTCATCGTAATTGAGgaatttcaatttcaatttcaatttcatATCTGGACATTTAATGGACTTGTTGTACAATGTTTACCAACATTAACGGGTCGTTGCTTGCGGATTGGTTAATTCTCATGCCAAACTTCTCAAGGCATATACATGTCTTGAAGAAAAAAATTCATGTTCGAAAAAAAAAgtcatgtcttgaagaagaagatcaTTAGCAGCGTCCTGGCCATAGCCAGCCGGTCAATCATCATTAACTAACTTTAAGATTGACGTCAGATAGACATGAACAATGTAATACTAGTTAGTCACACTAACTTCAAGCATGCATGCATGTTAATGGAGGCAGATACACTACACACTCTGTAATCACATACTAGTCTGAACCTAATACTTACACTCCAAGCAGTGCATCCGTCCTGAAACTATTTGCATTTGGGTGCTGATGAAAAGGAACTTAGAACATGTATAAAGACATGGCATCAAACAATTTGCCATGCCTCGTAGGAGTATATTAATGCCGATGAGTGGCATAACTATATGTAGCTAAAGTCCGAAAGAAATAATAAGTCACCTTTCTCGGGCTTATAAACCACTGGAAATAAGCCATTACGTTAGCTAACTACCAAAGAAAATATGCGAAAGTGAAATATGGTTTGCCACACCGTCGCGGGTAAATTGTGACCTCGCCTAGCTAATGCATCAGCCACAAAATTTGCCTACCCTGGGAAAAAGTTGTGATCATTTAGGTGCTAATCTAATGCTTAATTTTGATATAATGGTATTCACAAATAACTATGGTTTAACAAGAAAAAAAACCCATCTAAAACAGCCCACTAGAGCGTATAGAAATTGTGGGATGGCTGGAATTGTTGTTGCATATTGATCTGACCCTAATATGGGGTATATGTAGGAGTACAACGTGGGAAGAGgattggagtacaaggcaagtcaTTGTTAGTTTTAACcaaatctatctctatctctcctaATTCCTAACTAACACGTTTATACTTCTAACAGAGCGAAGATGTCATGCGGTTGAGATGACAGCCCACTCGGAATAGTCATCCATCAGCTCCTTCTGTCCTGGTCCTGTACTTTGCCACAGAGGAGTTATATATCAACGGCGCGCTTCTTGCGACAAGTTCTAAGCTACATACCATACCTCTGTGACTTGCCAGAGTTGGGGCACTAAGAGTCATCTCCATCGAACAAAGATTGGTGTGCTCTCGGACCACACTCCCTCTCCATGAAAGCAAAATATAGTCTCAACAAGAAAGAAGATATTATAACAAAAGATCATTCAATCTTCCTTATTCAGTACAATATTCCATGCATGACATGTTTGACAGGGACACCAACGGGAGATAATACACAACTATACTAGCACATGTATTTTAGAAAACATAACTTAATAAATATTCTCCGATCTAAACCATTCAGGTGACAGATTAGTTCACTTCTTGATAGACAAAGCCATCTGAGCCCGCTTCATCTTGGCTAACTCAACCAACTTGCTGGCATCTGGCAGGGCCACCTTGGCGGCATCCAGCGCGGTGAAACGctccacccacgccagcagaagtgGGGTGCTGGCGATGTCAAAGGGTTTGCTACCACATAACTCTTCAGTTCCCTGCAAAAATGCCAAGAGACCGCCCAGTGCAATGTCCATGTATCCAACGCTATCACCGCCAAAGAAGGGCTTCCCCTTGGAGCATTCCTTGAGAGCCCCCTCCAGCGTGTGCACCGCCGCCAACATCTGCTTTATCCCCTCGGTCTTCTCCTCCTCTCCGTCGGCCGTGAACGCCACTTTCCACGGTATGACTAGCTGCATGCACCAAATAGCAACATTAATCAGCTCACCACATACATAATTGTGAAATCAACAACACAAAACACTATAAGAGTAAACCTTCTGGTCAATGTAGTCTACCCAGAACCGAGCAATGGCACGCTCGTATGGGTCAACGGGCAGGAAGGAGGGGCCTACGGTACCATAGGCATCGTCGATGTACTCTAGGATGACGACGGACTCACAGATTGGCTTGCCGTTGTGGATGAGTACCGGCACCTTCTTGTGCACCGGGTTGGAGGCGAGGAGCAGGTCGCTCTTGTTGTCGAGGTCCTGCTCCACGTACTCGTAGCTCAAGCCCTTGAGGTGCAGCGCGAATTTCACCCTGGAAACCCAGGGGCTCGCC from Triticum aestivum cultivar Chinese Spring unplaced genomic scaffold, IWGSC CS RefSeq v2.1 scaffold188654, whole genome shotgun sequence includes:
- the LOC123176176 gene encoding probable glutathione S-transferase GSTU6, with amino-acid sequence MTGEDELKLLGTWASPWVSRVKFALHLKGLSYEYVEQDLDNKSDLLLASNPVHKKVPVLIHNGKPICESVVILEYIDDAYGTVGPSFLPVDPYERAIARFWVDYIDQKLVIPWKVAFTADGEEEKTEGIKQMLAAVHTLEGALKECSKGKPFFGGDSVGYMDIALGGLLAFLQGTEELCGSKPFDIASTPLLLAWVERFTALDAAKVALPDASKLVELAKMKRAQMALSIKK